The Budorcas taxicolor isolate Tak-1 chromosome 5, Takin1.1, whole genome shotgun sequence genome includes a window with the following:
- the LOC128048409 gene encoding 40S ribosomal protein S15-like — MAEVEQKKKRTFGKFTYRGVDLDQLLDMSYEQLMRRKQHLLLKRLRKAKKDAPPMEKPEVVKTHLRDMIILPEMVGSMVGVYNGKTFNQVEIKPEMIGHYLGEFSITYMPVKHGRPGIGATHSSRFIPLK, encoded by the coding sequence ATGGCGGAAGTAGAACAAAAGAAGAAGCGGACCTTCGGCAAGTTCACCTACCGTGGCGTAGACCTCGACCAGCTGCTGGACATGTCCTATGAGCAACTGATGCGGAGGAAGCAGCACTTGTTGCTGAAGCGGCTGCGCAAGGCCAAGAAAGATGCGCCGCCCATGGAGAAGCCCGAGGTGGTGAAGACGCACCTGCGCGACATGATCATTCTGCCCGAGATGGTGGGCAGCATGGTTGGCGTCTACAACGGCAAGACCTTCAACCAGGTGGAAATCAAGCCTGAGATGATTGGCCACTACCTAGGCGAGTTCTCCATCACCTACATGCCCGTGAAGCACGGCCGGCCCGGTATCGGGGCCACCCATTCCTCCCGCTTCATCCCCCTCAAGTAA